The following are encoded in a window of Perca fluviatilis chromosome 21, GENO_Pfluv_1.0, whole genome shotgun sequence genomic DNA:
- the ccz1 gene encoding vacuolar fusion protein CCZ1 homolog, producing the protein MLMISPRMASGMQEKQYTPSLLNFFIYNPTFGPREGEEEKKILFYHPSDVEKNEKIRNVGLCEAIVQFTRTFCPTKPAKSLHTQKNRQFFFEPEDNFWIVMVVRNPMIEKPNKDGKPPTVEYQEEEILDTVYGAVVRECYSMYKLFNGTFGRAMEAGGVELLIQKLEKFFYRYLQTLHLQSCDLLDVFGGISFFPLDKMTYLKIQSFVNRVEESLSLIKYTAFLYNDQLIWSGLEQDDMRILYKYLTTSLFPRHSEPELAGRDSPLRPEVAGNLLHYGRFLTGPTNLKDPEAKFRFPKIFVSTEDGYEELHLIVYKAMSAAACFMISASVELTRDFCEQLDGLVGPQLTLLASDICEQFTVNRRISGPEKEPQFKFIYFNHMNLAEKSTIHMRKTASVCLTSVHPDLMKILGDINCDFARVDEDEEIIVKAMTDYWVVGKKSDQRELYVILNQKNANLIEVNEEVKRLCATQFNNIFFLD; encoded by the exons ATGCTGATGATAAG TCCCAGAATGGCCTCAGGAATGCAAGAGAAACAGTACACACCATCTCTGCTCAATTTCTTCATTTACAACCCCACATTTGGACCACGGGAAGGAGAG gaAGAGAAGAAGATCTTGTTTTACCACCCAAGTGATGTGGAGAAGAACGAGAAGATACGAAATGTGGGCCTTTGTGAGGCCATTGTACAGTTCACCAG GACGTTCTGTCCAACAAAACCAGCTAAGTCCCTGCACACACAGAAGAACCGGCAGTTTTTCTTTGAGCCTGAGGACAATTTCTGGATAGTCATG GTGGTTCGAAACCCAATGATCGAGAAACCAAACAAAGATGGCAAACCTCCCACAGTAGAATATCAGGAAGAGGAAATACTT GACACTGTTTATGGTGCAGTAGTGAGGGAATGCTACAGTATGTACAAG CTCTTCAATGGTACATTTGGCAGAGCAATGGAAGCCGGCGGAGTGGAGCTGCTCATTCAAAAGCTTGAAAAGTTCTTCTACAGG TATCTGCAGACTCTCCACTTGCAGTCCTGCGACTTGCTGGACGTATTCGGAGGCATCAGCTTCTTCCCTCTGGACAAGATGACCTACCTGAAGATCCAGTCCTTCGTCAACAGAGTGGAGGAGAGCCTCAGTCTGATCAAATACACCGCCTTCCTGTATAACGACCAGCTTATCTG GAGCGGACTGGAACAAGATGACATGAGGATCCTGTACAAGTACCTGACCACCTCGCTGTTCCCCAGACATTCTGAACCAGAG TTGGCTGGCAGGGACTCTCCTCTGAGGCCGGAGGTCGCAGGGAATCTGTTGCACTATGGGAG GTTTTTGACAGGACCTACCAATCTTAAAGATCCGGAGGCCAAATTCCGATTTCCTAAAATATTTGTCAGCACAGAGGATGGCTATGAGGAGCTGCATCTGATTGTTTATAAG GCCATGAGTGCTGCAGCTTGTTTTATGATCAGCG CCTCCGTGGAGCTGACGAGGGACTTCTGTGAACAGCTGGACGGTTTGGTGGGCCCTCAGCTTACTTTGCTGGCATCTGACATATGTGAACAGTTCACAGTTAACCGCAGGATATCGGG GCCAGAGAAGGAGCCCCAGTTTAAGTTCATCTACTTCAACCACATGAACCTGGCGGAGAAGAGCACCATCCACATGAGGAAGACTGCCAGTGTTTGCCTCACCTCCGTCCACCCTGACCTCATGAAGATTCTGGGAGACATCAACTGTGACTTCGCCAG GGTTGATGAGGATGAAGAAATCATCGTAAAGGCTATGACAGATTACTGGGTAGTCGGCAAGAAGTCAGACCAGAGAGAACTGTATGTGATCCTCAATCAGAAGAACGCCAACCTGATTGAAGTAAACG AGGAGGTTAAGAGGCTTTGTGCGACGCAGTTCAACAACATTTTCTTCTTGGACTGA
- the pvalb9 gene encoding parvalbumin 9 has product MSLTSILSAEAIENAVKDCQAPETFCYKKFFQLCGLSSKTPQEVKDVFQILDEDNSGFIEESELKYFLQRFVPGARTLTEAETKNFISAADDDSDGKIGAEEFQTMVLS; this is encoded by the exons ATGTCACTCACCTCAATTCTTTCAGCTGAGGCCATTGAAAATGCTGTCAAGGACTGTCAAG CTCCGGAGACATTCTGCTACAAAAAGTTCTTCCAGCTGTGTGGCCTGTCCTCAAAGACGCCCCAGGAAGTCAAAGACGTCTTCCAGATCCTTGATGAGGACAACAGCGGCTTCATTGAGGAGTCTGAGCTCAA gtaCTTCCTGCAGAGGTTTGTCCCCGGGGCGCGGACACTGACTGAGGCAGAAACCAAGAACTTCATCTCAGCAGCTGATGATGACAGTGATGGCAAAATTGGAGCAGAGG AGTTCCAGACTATGGTCCTGTCCTGA
- the pvalb3 gene encoding parvalbumin 3 has translation MALAASLKEADITAALAACQAADSFKHKEFFVKVGLTAKSPDDIKKAFAVIDQDKSGFIEEDELKLFLQNFSASARALTDAETKAFLKAGDVDGDGMIGMDEFATMVKG, from the exons ATGGCATTAGCAGCATCTCTGAAAGAGGCTGACATCACTGCAGCCCTCGCAGCTTGCCAAG CTGCCGACTCTTTCAAGCACAAGGAATTCTTTGTCAAGGTTGGCCTGACTGCCAAGAGCCCCGATGACATCAAGAAGGCCTTTGCCGTCATTGACCAGGACAAGAGTGGCTTCATTGAGGAGGATGAGCTGAA GCTGTTCCTGCAGAACTTCTCTGCCTCCGCCAGAGCTCTGACCGACGCTGAGACCAAGGCCTTCCTCAAGGCCGGTGACGTTGATGGCGACGGCATGATCGGAATGGATG AGTTTGCCACCATGGTCAAGGGTTAA
- the LOC120551769 gene encoding parvalbumin, thymic-like, with product MSITDFLAASDITSAINACKAKDSFSPKMFFKTVGLSKKTPTEIERVFKILDQDKSGFIEQDELQLFLQNFSKGARLLTAAETRGFLLEGDSDGDGKIGREEFSALVKSS from the exons ATGTCTATCACCGACTTTCTCGCAGCCTCGGACATCACTTCGGCTATTAACGCTTGTAAAG CGAAGGATTCCTTTAGCCCCAAGATGTTTTTCAAAACAGTGGGTTTATCCAAGAAAACTCCAACAGAGATCGAGAGGGTCTTTAAGATTTTGGACCAGGACAAAAGCGGCTTTATAGAACAGGATGAGTTACA ACTGTTCCTGCAGAACTTCTCCAAAGGAGCGAGGCTCCTGACTGCAGCTGAGACCAGAGGTTTCCTGCTGGAGGGAGACTCGGACGGAGACGGGAAGATCGGCCGGGAAG AGTTTTCTGCGCTGGTCAAGTCTTCATAA